Within Larus michahellis chromosome 5, bLarMic1.1, whole genome shotgun sequence, the genomic segment GTGTAAGAGATTGTTTAATATTCACTTTGCATATTCCTAAAAAGTAGGTGCATGCTTTAACAATAGCAGGCACAACCTCATAACCttgtttatttttagctgttgttttagcagggcttttttttttttttttaaccggaaGTCTTTCTTATTGAACATTATATTGTCTCAACATAGGAGACTACAAGTAGTTGATAATTTGGGGAAgtctgaagaaatgttttaactGTACTGGATTAGCACCTCCAATTACATAAGCACGAAAAGATGCaagtttcacattttaaaatgtgactgtCATTCTTAGAACATTCTGCTTATTGTTAATTCTGTGCAAAAAGGACACATAGGAGCAAAGAACCTGACCCTGCAAAATGCTCAGAGCTTCATTGTAGCTTAGTGCAAGAATTAATGCCAATTTCACGGAGGTATTCAGGTGCTAAGGAACTGACTAAGCACTCTGCTTTCACTAATCTCACATCACTTGAAGTTAGCACCCAAAATTCCTTTGAGGCTCTGGATCTCAGCACTTTTACAATACAGTTCAGAATCCATTAATCAATAATATCAGAGCCCAATCCAGATGGACTGGATTCCTGTACTGGTTTTGAAACAGTAGTCTTTGGGAATTGAGAAAGCTGAGCAAGAATTTATCTGGTAGGAGAGGCAGAACTAGTCAGACTTGCTTGTCTTATGTGAGTAAGATGTAGTGCATTGTATGTTACTCATAGTCCTACCTTTGACATTTTATCCAGCTCCAAGAAAGCAGATGGAATAAAGGTACTAATTTAATTAATATTACAAACTCTTCAACAAATGTAGATTCATGCAGTCTTTACCACAGATGATTACTGGGTGCTTCCACACTGgtgaaagaggcaaaaaaaattttTGCCAGTAAATATTTCTTCAATCCTAATAGGAATTAATCTCCAAGCAAAATCACATGGGACGGCTGTTGGTGCAGCATTTCTTTCCTAGCACAGACTCATTATcatccaggaggaggaagagtagCCTGGTCTGAACAATCAACATGTTCAGAGGTCCCCAGAACCTGATTTCTCTGATCATGCACTCTGTGTAGTGCTCTGTGCTGTTAAAGCATTACTGGCTGTCTCACAGAAAGTTCTGCCTCAGAAGGCAAATGTGCTTGATATTGGTTGCCATCACTGCCTCCTTCATTGACCTGCCAGCATTGCAAGATCCCTGCAGTATAAAATGCATACTAGACCCCAATAATACGTCTATGAATTCCTTAGTTTGGATTCTGCTACTATTATAAAAATTGCAATGTTACAGGCTCCAGAGTCGCCTCTTCATTGCtggctgtgaggaaaaaaaatatgaatactGTTTAGTGATGAATATACTTTTAAGctatgtgtgtgtgcatctgttcCAACACATCAGATGTCCCTAGCTGCTTAAAGTTGTGTTGGTTTTATAGTTTGTTGTGTaacaagcaaaactgaaattGGCCTGTAAAGTCTAGGTGCCTTTTTAATAGATACCACTGAATGAACTGGGAAGAAACTCAAACCCATTTCCCTTGGGAGTCCTATGCATCACACTTACTGTTAACCACACCCCCGCCTGACTAACGATGACTGTACCAGTGTTTTGCAGGAGAACAAACATAATGGCACTTTATTGAAGCATGATAGAAAGCCTTGATTGATACCCTCACTGATAACAAAATGGTGCCATTATATCTCGCTTTAAATTGTTTCATACAGTGTCATTTGCTTTCTCTCCAAGACTGCAATTAAAGAAGTCAAGGATACTGTGACCTAGATGCACAGAATGACTTAGTGGGATGCACAGAATGACTTAGTGGGATCCACAGAAGTCCAAAGAGATATTTCACCTTATGCACAAAGCCCATAGGCTGCTAAATTCCTGAGATGCCTAATGGTTTCCTTATACAAATGCTCAGATCTGCCTTTATCTTAGCTATACTGGCAGCTGCACCTATCTTACACCAAAGCTCATCTGTGATTGTCTAATTAATTATCTTTTGTCTGAACTTCCATGCTTGAAAACATACATAATACGCTACTGCAGCAAGCCTTGAGCAAAATAATACATCCAGGCACTTTCATTAAAAATCCATGGCTGTTAGCATTGAACCTCTGCGTCAAATAATAGTATGTCTGTGACCAGAGCTGTTCTGCAAGAGATTTGGATTCTCTTCAGTTGGAGAGCATCTCTTTGTAAGAGTGGCCCTCCCTGCTCACGTACAGTATTTGAGCAAAAATGCTACCCAGAAATAAAAACTTACTTGGATTGGACAGAGTAGGACACAGGCCACACAAACAATAGCAGAGAAGTATAGGTCCTGTTTTCTGCTCCTAAATCTGCTTGTTTAATTTACTGTAAGTAGTAATTTAAAAAGTGCATTGAAAGATCTGGGAACTCCCACGTAGGCCCAGGTTTCTCTTTCCCCAAGTGAATTTCTTAATTATTCAGCTAGAGGAAGATGTTTACTTCCTCTAGCCCAAAgagatttattattttctgtactATGGCACAGGTCTTAATATGGGAAGTGAAGAGTGTTCCCACTTCTGTGGAAGAGCCAGAAACCACGGTGTTACACCTCTTTTCAGGGTTTGACATTCCTGTAGAAATAAGTCCAGGCTGGCCACATTCTAGGAAAAtgctctttccaaagaaatgATCCTTATTGTctatacaaattttaaaagaatacttgTGACCCCTGCTCTGATTTTGGAAAGGAAGACCTTAATCTATCCCTGACCTGAAGATAGACAGAATTAGGTGCTGATGGCCTTAGCAAAGAGAAATTTAAGTTACATTTAGccttctctgtaatttttctgtTGGTTAGCTTGGCATGCAGCGTGCTGTCTGTTTTGAATCCCATAATCAGACACCCCACTCTCCTGTGCACCTTTAGGAGTCATGACTGTAAAATCTTCTCCAAGATGCTATTATCTTGAATTTCAATTTCACAGATTCTCAATTTCTTTTTGGTTCTGCTCCTTCTTGCTAGAAAACATAAATCTGAGTGTACTGTACGTAAGAGCTTTTCTAGATCCACCAGgcatccttttattttcttctggatgTGGATTTTTTCCCTGAGAATGAGAATCCACCCATGTGGTGGGTTATATTTGTATACCTTGTGTTTTGAATTTACCAATTTCATAGTCTCGATCTGGATTTATGTGCCAGATTTTAGGTTTTTATGGCAGTTACAAGGGAGAATATTGACCTTTCCCTTAAAGGAATGCATGTGTGTTCAAGAAATTCAGGCTGCAGTGAGCAGCAGTTCTGCCATGTCATACATAGAGAAGATCCCCATAGAAATAAATCCAAAGAGTTAGTGTTGTAAAGAAGACAACTAACAGAGTATGGGACCACAGAGCAGCTAAAAATCCACAAAGAAGCCATCAGATACCATCTCAAAACACATATCCCTGTTAATGGGGCCTCTGTGCCCTGTCTGATCCTGTCTTTCACAGTAACAACTCGCATATTGGACTCAGGATCTCTCTCGTTAGACGAAGAACTGATTCTGTCTCTATTCCATGTACATGTATCTTTggctgtttttgttgtttggggtgtgggtttttttttttccagttacaatAACCATAGTACATAGACTGTGCTGTTTCTGTTCCAGCGTTAGCAGCTATGGCACATCTCTCTGACTTGTATTTGCTATTTTGTCTGCTGAGAAGAGAGCGCCACACAGACTTAATTATTAACATGGCAATGTATATTGCTGTTAGGAAATCAGAGTAGTGTCTGCAGCGCCAGTTTTGATGTTGAGTTGTGTAATTCTTTTAGTCCTTGCACTCATAGTTGAGGCCCACTTCATGGCAGGAACACAAGTGATGTTTGTGGTATTTTTCTCTATATGACCTGTTCTCTTTTTCAATAGATTGCTGTCTGGAGTTTTGAGGAAGGGTTTTGGTTTGGCTTAGCTCGCTGGAACTCACCAGGGGTTATTTAGAGAAAAATTGTCTGTAACTTCAATAAATAAAGATAGCGTGAATGGTatgaatgaaagcaaaaagatATAAGTAAGAATGTgatttaaaactttcaaaatagTTCAAAAGCCAATATTGTCCATGTATCTAGAAGTTCTACTCGCAGCCTCAGTATACTAGTTACTACGTAAATAACTTCACTTCTAGATCCCGTTATACTTTAAATGTTTTCTAGGTCTGCTGGTAACGTTTCATCTGTGAATTTGTTATTGAAGGTTgttgaagatataaaaaaattaaaatgcaataaaatatgcAATCTGCTAACTATTTGGTGTGAGGGATTGGTCGAGGGATAAAGTTCATTGTACTATCATTGCCTAAAAAACAAGCCAtatgagttatttttaaaaaaaaaacaaaacaaagtggtTTGCATTATACAGCTTACAAACAAACTTTAGACTGAGAGTTTTCCTGGTAGATCTTAGGATCCTGTacctactgaagtcaacagaaatactgaaaggagTTTGATGCATTCCTATAGCCCTTGTTTCCCATTTATTGAGTACACTGGATTCTGATACTTTGTCTTCCGGTATTTTCAACAATTCATTTTACATTCTAGTTCTACAATTTAATTTGGGGTCCATACTTCAGAGAGGGACTAGTTTCCTCCTTAATGCTCTTGTTTGCCACTTGTAATCTGTGCTTACGTTCACGTTTATGCATATACTTGCATAGGCTTTTTGACAGCTGgtggaaatgtttcatttcatagTAATTTTTCTTTGCACTGTAAAATTCAGCGTCCATTCAGAATTACCTGTTAAAGCTCCTGTAGTCAGGCAGCTCTGGCTTTGCTTCAGGTTTAAAAAGTTTAGGATATAAAGCTTCCAGCAGCTCTGGATCATCCCTAATGGCTTCTATCCAGGGAGACTGATAATACTTTGGTACAGAAGTAGTGTTGAACTTTTCAGGAGGAATTTCTTTCAGTGGTCCAGAATATCCTGCAAGGCAATCAAAGCAAAACCACTGTAATAATACtttgccttttctgcttccttaCCACCATCCCATGTAACTAGTCAGTAACACACTATCATTTCATAATTAGGTAAAATGAACAATTGGATCAAGTCACCTGGCCAAAGCTACACAGTAACAGAAAGGTGACAAGGGGAATTTGTAGCCTTTCAGGTAACTGCTGCAAAGTATTCCACCCTCTTGAGGCTGAGATTACTTTAGTTTTATATAAATTTGTTCCTATCTTTATAAGCATTTGTTTGAAACCAGACTATAGCTACACAGCCCTTGGCCTGAATTAATAAAAAGATTATAAAAACAGCCTCTTGGTTAAAACTAAGATAATTCAACAAGAGAAATCCGTTCTACCTTTTTACCCTCCCATTACATCTTGCTctttaaattaatattgtttCCTTCTATAAGCTTAAAAAACCCCTGTGATTTAAGATCTACTTCTTTTCTCTGACCTTTCTTGCTTAAAGAAAGGCTTGAAGATTTCTATCATGTCTTAGCACTGGAAATTACCCCTGTTTGCATTGTATTTGAGCAATGGATGCACAGAGTCTTAGCAGTCACTAACAGAGTAGCATTGACCCAGTTTACATAGACTGGAAAAGGTCCGCACAAAACATGCATTGAGTAATTCTGAACAAAGAATGAATTTGTAAAAACCACAGTCTGCTCATGGATAATTCATAAACAGGAAGAAGGGCTATATCActgaataaattaattaaaacaaattagccTTCTCTAGTTTTTAAAGAATACAAAATAAGGCCGCCTTGTAGCTCACTGCTTTAAATAAAGGCAACAGTACCCTCACAGTTAAGGACttaaaaaagaacagtttataCAGCCAGAGgcaaattccttttaaaattactCCTCTCTAAAGGTTTCTAGCAAAACTTGCAGTGACTTTGGATTTACATTTATGGGTAATTAAATGACAATGAATAACTTTCAGACTGTTAAGCAGTGTGTTGCATATTAGAAACAAAGGTTGCATATTAGAAACTGCTGTTATTTTCCACCCTCCTATTGGGTCATCAGTTCTAAGGAAACATCCAAAGGCTTAATCACTGTTGCATAAATATTACTCTGGTTTTAAATCCGAGGGCCTGTTTCTCAATGTTTATAAGACCAGTAAATATAGGAGCAGTCTCTTGATATTAATGTGTGTTTTCAGTTTAGGGACGTGTAGTACAAAAGGCATAtcaaatctttaaaaatgaacaTAAGTGACTGAAGAGCACCACTTTACATTTCTGTGGGAGATTCTGATTACTTATCTGACTCAAATTTAACAATTTCTAATAGTAAATCCATTAAGAAATTCTTGTTGAAGATACTGTTTTATAAAGAGGTTCTTTCTTTGCTGTGAAATGAGaactaaatatatttaatgtCCGTAAACTCGTATCTTACCTGGGGCGATATTGTCAGGATGTGGTGGGCTCCGGGGATCAGGTGTATTAGGAGGTGTCATTGGGCCATGCTGGGGAATTCCTTCCACGCTGAGGCCGTCCATTTTAACACTCTGTATGGGCTCTCCACGCTGCATTCAGATACGAATCAGCATCATTGACAGCACAAGCAAAAAAGGTCTCTGTGATTCTCTGTTGAGGGTTGGAGTGATACTCCAGTTTGCAGCCCAGATCTGAGACCCAGGGGGTACTACCCGAAGGCACACTGTCCTGCTGTTTGGTACCCTGTTTGCTAGATAGCGTTCCCCAGGATTTTCTGGTGATTAGCCAGAAGGTGAAACAGTTTCACAACTCTCTTACAATGGCTatgtaggaaaaatgaaaatttttttcagtattaagaATGTTATCCCAGCAcaattttaaatgtctgtattaCAAGTGCGTGAATACTTTATTGAAAGGATTGGAGGTGTTGTGAGCTAAGTAAACAAAATTCCTGAAGTCTTACAACCGTCCTGCTGAGTTGGCTGACCTTCTCCTAAGTTTGGGTTATTTAAATATTGATATGCAACCTACATAGAGTTCATCCCATCTGCTGCTTATACCAATCACCACAAAATCTACCTGTGCATGTGGGCTGTGTGTTTCACAGCGAAGAGTATATGTGgttgctttggcaggggggccCATAAAATATGTCCCCCAGATCACTAGACACTAGAAGCTGTTATGTGCAGAGCACCTTTGCCACCGAAAGATTCAAGAAATCTGGCAAGTTTGAGCCATTTGAGTTGCAAAGCACTGATTCTTCAAAGCGTCTCTTCCCATATCAGTTGAAAATTCACTGCATTGGTTGAATCgcttttgtttgggattttcttttcctttatttgtaATAGAAATAATAACTTCAGTGCAGGTCACTTTCTGGAGATTCATGATATGCTGTTATTTTCCACCCTCCTATCCTGTCATCGGTTCTAAGGAAACATCCAAAGGCTTAATCATTGTTGCATAAATATAGAATTAGAATCTCATAAGAAGTCAGAATCTTATTTTAGCTATGACACACAGgctaaaagcaatttaaatatagACTGGTTTAGAGTAAGAGTTTCTTAAAGtaggaaagcaaacaaataataCTTGTTTAAAcgtaaaacagaaaaagatcaaagcagaacattttctAGCCATGATGAAGACAACATCAGTGGTAGCTAAATAGGCATTTAAGGGAAGGGAACAGAAACCGAAGAGGCATAATTTTTTCACGTGTCAGAATGTCGTACTGACTGTACAGCATGTATACTCGATGTGGTTTTGTGGGGAGAAGTAGACTAGAGGGGAACTGATCTGTCAGACTTTGTAGTAAAAGCATGGAACTGGATACAGAAATTCTGATGAGATTGATGGCGTTGTTCTCAGAATATATCTGTGTAGCTTCTAATACTCAATACAATAGAGGGATAAATTGGGGCACAGTGTTCATAGATGGGCTTCTAAATAACAGTGTTTTAGTAATAGTTTTGGGTGTTCAGCAGAGTTATTCAGATTTTTTCATATGGGATTTCTTTTgtgcagatttattttaaaaaggcatagTTATTAAAACTCAAGCATGATCCCATTTGCTCCCtgtgtaatttaatttctgttgagTGGGTGACTAAAGAAGTTCGAAATACctgcaccataaaaaaaaaaaccataaaattttttcttctatgaCACAGGATATTAAGACATACTTTTCTTCCTGAGTAAAGTTAATGCTTTGCATGGGAAATGTAAAGGCCACAAATTACAAATGTATTTACCTTTACAGTCAACAAAGCGTAGGGAATGTCTTCttcaagaagggaagaaaaatattttagagctTTCATCTGTGATAGATATTGGAAATACTGAACTCAGTTCCAATAATCACCTTTCTTGACTGTTGTGAGATCCCTCGACACTTTGGTTAGTACAGACAACAGTAAATTGCAAATGCGTCTTTTGTTCTCTGCTCCCAAAGCATCATTATGAGATGCAACTAGACAAAAAGTTTTCTTAGAGTTAACAAGTTGaattcattttattgtttctgaTTAATTTACGAGTGcgtgtgtattttttttagtaaaataaaatatgagtAAGCCCTTTGGTACTTTGCTGTTCTGATTAATGAATTAATTGTTTCCTATTTGAACTGATACAAACTTTAGATTATATCCCCAAAATACATTACATACTATTTTTCTTGTCCcaagtgaaaattaaagaaaaattgagtCAAAGTCTTTGTATGGATTCTGTAGGGGTTGGATGTTAACACAATCATAGCACCACCTGTACAATGATTAGTTTTAAAAGCTTCAGGGAAAGAGAATTGCTGTTCTACAATAAGTATTTCCTAGgctaattaataataattaacttTTGTAGCACATACTTCTTTTCATCTTCTAAGTGGCTTAAAAGTACTGGGACAAATTGGGCTGCTTCAGTCACCTATCTTTGTGTCTGAGATCAGTGGGGATGCATACATGTAACTGAGAGGCAGAATTTAATACAGTGCTGGAATCAGAGGAGCTGCTTTTGTGCTGTGTTAGACTGGGTATAGAGTATTCAAGTTCAAGTAATTAAACCTTGCAGCATATTGGAGAGTTAGGTAAGATTTATGAATGTTGTTCTCCAGATGTTAAGCAAGAGgtttaaatattttgcaaaggcCACAGATGAGACAAATGCCAGGCGCATTTAGTGCCTGCCATTAGGATTCCCAGGGTATCACTAGTGCTTTAGTTGAAGAATAATTGACTCTCGGTGACAAActctgtgttttttctctgtgttgaGATAGGCAGGCCAGAAGTATATTAGCGCCAGTTGTGAGagtcatttttctgcctgggaaCCACATTGAGACCACCAACCCATTTTAATAAAAGTACTTACTGGTTGCATGAAACAGACTCTTATTTCTTCCAACCTTTTGAATATCATTAACTAGTTAGTTTTCACATTAACTAGTTAATTTTCAGTAGTCAATGAGCCAATTATTACAGGATAACAACTCTGATCACTAGTAACCTGAATCAGATTTGGATGAGAATGATTTGAATCTGATGTCCTTATGTATTAggctttcagattatttttttttattattatttgtctaTAGGAGATCAATGAAATACAAATGGCTTACTTCATGTTAGCCTTATTCTAGTACAgggttttgcttttattcttcctgaAACTACAAATAAATCATGCACGAGGTGTATCCTGAGCACCAAGGGAACCCAAGCTAGTCTCACTGTGTTTCATtaataagttattaaaaaatactcACATTTCTTGGCTTGTTTGCTACATAATGATAATTTTCATATGTGTATTTGTCAGATCTCCGCTGACGTCTCTTGAAGAGTCTTGCACCTCTGTTGCTGAGTGTCGATAGTTCCTCTACCATGATATCTCTGGGGGTGCTGACCTTTTTTCCAAGGTTTAAGCTGGGTGAGACTGCAATACAATGGATAAATACATAcctctgtttttcttaaatgccTGGTATTGCATACCCTACACCGGAAATCCAACAACATGTTAATGCATACTTACATAACATAGCTTCATATGGTGTTAGTGAAATTAATCATTCTTCCAAAATTTTGGAGCAGAGTATTGAACACCACAAACCTGTTTTTTCAAAGGTGCTAAGCACCTCAAGCTCCAAATTTACTTCAGTTAAATAGCATCCAGCTGTTATCAAAGTCAGGTCTATAATGCCCTATGCTCTGTCTTAAGAGCAGACTGGTAAAAACTGGCTTCTGCTCAAACCATGAACAAAATTCCGTCTGACCCGAATGTTCTCACATCAAACCTTCAGTTACCTTTGTGTGTCCTGCATTGGATAGATGGGCAGGTAACCCCTTATAAACATACCTACCAGTTTCTTATTgcttataaacatttttattttcaattattctTTAGTATTCTGCTTGCTTTTGAAATCCAGGGGACattttttactttaagaaaagtttgcattaaaatggattaaatagtatttttaaactatttttaaacttttcaaaataaagctcAAGGTGTTGAAAATGAGAGACTTAAAGATTTACAACATGCTTCTAGGAACTGATACAtttagaacattttctttttaattctctctaAGAGGAAACTGAATTACTAGCTGCAATGTTACATTACTCACTACTTGGGAAAAATTCCTTCTTTGTCTTTAGTGACCTCCTGGgcaatctgaaaatgaaaatgcataaacaggggaagggggagatcATTTGGGATGTAAATGGAGGACTCTGAATATCAGAAACTCTACTGGTCATGTTCATGGTAATCTTCTGGAAACTGGGATGCTGGTGGCAATCAGCAAGCTGTTGCTTAGTGACTGAACTCTCTCACTAGATGTCCTCAACCTATAGATAAAGCTTAAACCTTAGAACATAGGAACTTCAACACTGAACAAACTGTTTTCTACTAATTTATTTCTGCTTAGAGGGCTGTAGAATTTACCAAATATAACAATAATTGGATTGCATagtaaaaacagaattttaaagaaaataattcttattgCTACTTACTTTAACGTTTATCATTTTATTAATTGAAATTGTTCTCCTCAGTTGTTCAtaaacttcaggaagaaaaataggaagatgCAGTGTGGTTTGGGGATTGGTATAGTGTGTTTCTTGGATCCACTTACTCCAAGTCACATTCTgttatttctttaataataagACATTCTATTCTTCACATATTCTTATGGTCTACAGGattaaaaattctgaattttgacATATATTTTAGTGCatttaatgaaatgaaatcaaattatATATAAGACACTGCATCTTACTTGTAGAGTAAGCACAGAGGAAACACAGTTTAAAACTAACATTACAGATTAATTAGGAAACACAGTTTAAAACTAACATTACAGATTAATTAACTGCAGAACGTACCTAATGTCAAAGTTAATACTGCACATGCAgagtttcattttaaataaatggcaTGTTCAACATGGCATATGTCTCCTAGTAACTTTATGTTGGAAAACCAGTGTGATTTGTTGATGTTTAGGAAAACTTAATTGAGACAAGTACATTAAATATTTAGGCAAAGCTGTATAGACAAGAGTTTTCCGTGCAGTAAATCAAACAAGTTTGTGGGCCCTGGAGTGCATCATTGTTGATCCACTTCTGTTTATACTGATTTCAATTGAATGTTTGCAATAGATTTAACTGGAGCAAGAACAAGCTAACTGTATCATGAGCTGGAGCATGcgcttctgttttaaaaatagtatgCGCAAAGAATCCTAACACGTTCCTGTTATTTATGAGGTAACTACAAAACAGAGAGTTCTTAACATGGAAGAAAATGACTCGACTAGCCCAATGTAGCCATATCAGTGACAGATAGTGGTGGGGTTTTGGCTCTGTGGTTGAGATAAGCGTGCTAGTTATTGGCCTGTGGCCTGAAATTTAGACTACAAGTCATATTTTGATTTTGTCGTTTCTAAAGGTTGCTCCAGTGGTATGGATTATTGGATGGTTTTGTATTAGTGAGGAGTAAGAAGTTTACCCCTCGCATCAGCAACGTTTTCACgtagaaaaagcttttcttcatcGTACACGGAATGGGCAGTAAGTCCATCCTCAGGGACTGGGGTGCCAAGGTGATCTCTGTCCAAACCACTCAATATTCTGCTGGTACATGCTCAGTGTTAACTATTTTGGGCCTTGCTGTTCCCTTACATACGTACTGCTCTTGTTAATGTTAACTGAAGGCTCCAAGGTACTTTGTAACCCACGGTTGTGTACTATTGTGTATCCAGGCAGCATCCCAAAAACATAAGTGTGAAGTTCATTTGAATCCCTTGCCAATTAAAATCTAATCATCTGTCTAGTTTTATGATATGTCTAGGGATTGTTTCAGTGTCAGTGCAGAGAAGGTGataaagaatgagaaaaggagGACATTTAGAGGATGATAGACAGAGAACATCAATGTCATAAATGGACGTTATAAATTAATACTGGAAGTTTAATTCATAGTTTAATCCTAATCTTAACCTTTTACCTTAATTTCTTAATTTGTTCCTGCCAAGTCCTTCCTGGTCTGTGCTTAAAATCATAACAGACTGTATTTAAATATGATTTATATAGTTCCTCCTGCATTCATCGCCCAATCCCACTTTAATTCTCCAGTTTACAATCTTCTAAATACCTTAATCTGGATTATAGATTTTAATAATGAATATCAGATAGTATGTTTGTTGTAGTATcagaaataagatttattttttttaactatatcaTGAAAGATAGTTAATCATGTAGCTACTGAAGAATGCGTTTAAGAAATAGTATAGAACTGGACATGAGATTTAAGTGTAATTGAAGGCTAACCTGATCAACTCCAAGGGCTtctttaaacatatttatttacatacatgTTTAACTCTACCAAGTAGCCTTAGAAATGTTATGATTACTTCAAGTCTGCCAGTAAAAAACCGAGGGGTTGGGGAGGTTGCTACATCTACACACTGATTTACTACTACAGTCTCTCTTCTGAGACCATAAGAGGGTTTACAGTTATTGTCTATTCCTGCAGCGTTTTATGACATGTCAAACTTCTCTAAAACACAGTCATGCCCCACAAGCCGACAGGAGATTTGGATTTTTAGTCATTACCAGTCTTGCCCAGAGATTGGTAATCTTTGAGACACTGATAAAAACTTGGCTGATTTTTTGATCTTATCAACAACTGTTTCTGCTATGAATATCTTTTAACAATCAGTTTGAGATTCACTGTTTACCTGAAAGCATTATGATAAAAAggctctgaaataaaaatgcagtaggTGTACTTTCTATATGTCACTTCAAGCTACCGGAGCTTACGTTACAGAATCTTCTGTTACTGTTAACCTCTGTTAACAGTGGGGAGTTTCATAGGTCTGTGAGACTGGCTGAAACAgtacatttaatttttacataattgccaggtgcaggaccttcATTACAAATAGCATTGCAAACCCCAGAAAGACAGCAGTT encodes:
- the MYOZ2 gene encoding myozenin-2 isoform X1, which produces MLSHSAMVKERKQQASAIMDEIQRNVSPSLNLGKKVSTPRDIMVEELSTLSNRGARLFKRRQRRSDKYTYENYHYVANKPRNRGEPIQSVKMDGLSVEGIPQHGPMTPPNTPDPRSPPHPDNIAPGYSGPLKEIPPEKFNTTSVPKYYQSPWIEAIRDDPELLEALYPKLFKPEAKPELPDYRSFNRVATPFGGFERASKLVKFKVPDFNLLMLNDPRFMLLANPLATRRSFNRTPKGWTSENIPVVFIQPSDSDTVPETEDL
- the MYOZ2 gene encoding myozenin-2 isoform X2, translated to MVEELSTLSNRGARLFKRRQRRSDKYTYENYHYVANKPRNRGEPIQSVKMDGLSVEGIPQHGPMTPPNTPDPRSPPHPDNIAPGYSGPLKEIPPEKFNTTSVPKYYQSPWIEAIRDDPELLEALYPKLFKPEAKPELPDYRSFNRVATPFGGFERASKLVKFKVPDFNLLMLNDPRFMLLANPLATRRSFNRTPKGWTSENIPVVFIQPSDSDTVPETEDL